A single region of the Fundulus heteroclitus isolate FHET01 unplaced genomic scaffold, MU-UCD_Fhet_4.1 scaffold_94, whole genome shotgun sequence genome encodes:
- the rab2a gene encoding ras-related protein Rab-2A — protein MAYAYLFKYIIIGDTGVGKSCLLLQFTDKRFQPVHDLTIGVEFGARMITIDGKQIKLQIWDTAGQESFRSITRSYYRGAAGALLVYDITRRDTFNHLTTWLEDARQHSNSNMVIMLIGNKSDLESRREVKKEEGEAFAREHGLIFMETSAKTASNVEEAFINTAKEIYEKIQEGVFDINNEANGIKIGPQHPTTNSPLSSNQGGQHAGGGCC, from the exons gTGTGGGAAAGTCATGTCTATTACTACAGTTCACAGACAAGAGGTTTCAGCCAGTTCACGACCTCACCATCG GTGTGGAGTTTGGAGCAAGGATGATCACTATAGATGGCAAACAGATCAAATTGCAGATCTGGGATACG GCTGGCCAGGAGTCGTTCCGGTCCATCACCAGGTCTTACtacagaggagcagcaggagcactCCTAGTCTATGACATCACAAG AAGGGACACCTTCAACCACTTGACGACCTGGTTAGAGGACGCCCGCCAACATTCCAACTCCAATATGGTCATCATGCTCATTGGCAACAAGAG tgacCTTGAGTCGAGGAGAGAGGTGAAAAAAGAGGAAGGCGAAGCTTTTGCCAGAGAACATGGCCTCATATTTATGGAGACCTCAGCCAAGACTGCCTCTAATGTAGAGGAG GCTTTCATCAACACAGCCAAGGAGATCTATGAGAAGATCCAGGAGGGCGTGTTTGATATCAACAACGAG GCTAATGGTATTAAGATCGGACCCCAGCATCCCACCACCAACTCCCCACTGTCCAGTAACCAGGGAGGCCAACATGCTGGAGGAGGCTGCTGCTGA